In a genomic window of Leishmania donovani BPK282A1 complete genome, chromosome 32:
- a CDS encoding ribosomal protein L27, putative — protein MTKFLKPGKVVIVTAGRYAGHKAVIVQNSDIATKERPYGRALLAGIKKYPKKVVRGMSKQTIARRSQVGVFLRVVNHKHFLPTRYNVDMSKELRGKINVSDASKRSRSKRLVRHVFQARYNAGSSMWFFQRLRF, from the coding sequence ATGACGAAGTTCCTGAAGCCCGGTAAGGTGGTCATCGTGACGGCTGGCCGCTACGCCGGCCACAAGGCGGTGATCGTGCAGAACTCTGACATCGCGACGAAGGAGCGCCCGTACGGCCGCGCGCTGCTTGCGGGCATCAAGAAGTACCCGAAGAAGGTCGTGCGCGGGATGAGCAAGCAGACTATCGCGCGCCGCTCGCAGGTGGGCGTGTTCCTGCGCGTTGTGAACCACAAGCACTTCCTGCCCACCCGCTACAACGTGGACATGtcgaaggagctgcgcggcaaGATCAACGTGTCTGACGCGTCGAAGCGCTCGCGCTCGAAGAGGCTGGTGAGGCACGTGTTCCAGGCGCGCTacaacgccggcagcagcatgtGGTTCttccagcgcctgcgcttCTAA
- a CDS encoding ribosomal protein L27, putative: MTKFLKPGKVVIVTAGRYAGHKAVIVQNSDIATKERPYGRALLAGIKKYPKKVVRGMSKQTIARRSQVGVFLRVVNHKHFLPTRYNVDMSKELRGKINVSDASKRSRSKRLVRHVFQARYNAGSSMWFFQRLRF, from the coding sequence ATGACGAAGTTCCTGAAGCCCGGTAAGGTGGTCATCGTGACGGCTGGCCGCTACGCCGGCCACAAGGCGGTGATCGTGCAGAACTCTGACATCGCGACGAAGGAGCGCCCGTACGGCCGCGCGCTGCTTGCGGGCATCAAGAAGTACCCGAAGAAGGTCGTGCGCGGGATGAGCAAGCAGACGATCGCGCGCCGCTCGCAGGTGGGCGTGTTCCTGCGCGTTGTGAACCACAAGCACTTCCTGCCCACCCGCTACAACGTGGACATGtcgaaggagctgcgcggcaaGATCAACGTGTCTGACGCGTCGAAGCGCTCGCGCTCGAAGAGGCTGGTGAGGCACGTGTTCCAGGCGCGCTacaacgccggcagcagcatgtGGTTCttccagcgcctgcgcttCTAA
- a CDS encoding cystathionine beta-lyase, putative has translation MPHQSSDQCSVETKLGRVGRNPDEQWGFINCPIYRGSTVLYKSVDDALKRRSPYWYGTAGNPTVTNLQNAWTALTGGAGSIVVSSGMQAIAYALLAAANSGDNILVADAVYLPTRNLCDNFLVTKGITTTYYDPCITADELRELLHQKPNTTVIFMESPGSQTFEIQDVPMICAVAREFNVTTIIDNTWATPIFFDALGIGCDISVEAGTKYVGGHSDLLLGLISANEKWYPKLRGFMNLLQSVPGNEDCYLGLRGLRTMYIRLKEAEKRGLEMARFMESREEVLKVLHPAFPSCRGHEIWRRDFTGSSGLFSIVLRPKYALQDVERMIGSYKLFSIGFSWGGFESLVMCFDCTTYRTATTFAPGGILLRFQIGLESLEDLKQDICRGFDKLRGESMGC, from the coding sequence ATGCCACATCAGTCATCTGATCAATGCTCTGTCGAGACCAAGCTGGGCCGTGTCGGCCGCAACCCGGATGAGCAATGGGGCTTCATCAACTGCCCCATCTACCGCGGTTCCACCGTCCTCTATAAGAGCGTCGATGACGCACTGAAGCGCCGCTCCCCGTACTGGTACGGCACCGCTGGCAACCCCACCGTGACGAACCTGCAGAACGCCTGGACTGCGCTcaccggcggtgctggcagTATTGTCGTGTCGTCGGGCATGCAGGCGATAGCgtacgcgctgctggcggccgcgAACAGCGGTGACAATATTCTTGTGGCGGACGCAGTCTATCTGCCCACCCGTAACCTGTGCGACAACTTCTTGGTGACCAAGGGCATCACCACGACCTACTACGATCCCTGCATCACGGCAGACGAGCTGCGTGAGCTGCTCCACCAGAAGCCCAACACCACCGTAATCTTCATGGAGTCACCGGGGTCGCAGACCTTCGAAATCCAGGATGTGCCGATGATCTGCGCTGTGGCACGCGAATTCAACGTTACGACGATCATCGACAACACTTGGGCCACTCCCATCTTTTTTGACGCTCTCGGCATAGGGTGCGACATCTCGGTGGAGGCTGGCACCAAGTACGTCGGCGGCCACTCAGACCTGCTGCTGGGTCTCATCTCAGCCAACGAGAAGTGGTACCCAAAGCTGCGGGGGTTCATGAACCTCTTGCAGTCGGTGCCCGGCAACGAGGACTGCTACCTGGGGCTGCGGGGGCTTCGCACCATGTACATTCGCCtcaaggaggcggagaagcgcgGGCTCGAGATGGCGCGCTTCATGGAGAGCCGCGAGGAGGTACTCAAGGTGCTGCACCCGGCGTTCCCCAGCTGTCGTGGCCACGAGATCTGGAGGCGCGACTTCACCGGCTCCTCCGGCCTCTTCTCGATCGTGCTGCGCCCCAAGTACGCGCTGCAGGACGTGGAGCGGATGATCGGCAGCTACAAGCTCTTCAGCATAGGCTTTTCATGGGGCGGCTTCGAGAGTCTTGTAATGTGCTTCGACTGCACCACGTACCGCACGGCAACCACCTTCGCCCCTGGTGGCATCCTTCTCCGTTTCCAGATCGGCCTCGAGAGCTTGGAGGATCTCAAGCAGGACATCTGCCGGGGTTTCGACAAGCTGCGCGGAGAGTCGATGGGCTGCTAA
- a CDS encoding amino acid transporter, putative: protein MSGANHHNHSSDSDDRSAPLPEELATHYPYTEASGNVLAADSAAVTKMKGTAGESYSSSSVDGLAVPQANSTGVRGAIERVYSIIPHGGLVANIYNLASATLGAGIVSVPSGFHQSGMVVSVVLLAVVCACTIYSIRLLGQAKLKTGLRSYEEMARGMLGRGWDYFAAFLMLMFCWGTCVGYVISVGDLLSPMLDGPNTNAFFKTDNGHRILIGLIWFVGMFTLSLPKEINSLRYASVIGVSFVVFFVICVIVHSARNGLKNGIRKDIVLANNGMPAVNGLTLFIFAFICQVNVFEIFDEMQKPTLGRMTRDATISMLVVALLNFFSGFFGYCDFGAEVDGSILLLYRPLEDPLFMISYIGICIKLCVGFAICIQPSRDAIYYCLGMGKTSDVKDWLNWIVSGFLALAALICGLFIPSINIVFSLLGGICGGFLGFMFPAYFFIYSGGFTLKKVGILNYLGCIVLIVGGVVAVVFGTAVAIFSEIP from the coding sequence ATGAGCGGCGCTAACCACCACAACCActccagcgacagcgacgaccgCTCCGCCCCGCTGCCCGAGGAGCTCGCCACCCACTACCCCTACACCGAGGCGAGCGGCAATGTCCTTGCCGCAGacagcgctgctgtcacAAAGATGAAGGGCACCGCGGGCGAGTCCTACTCCTCGTCCAGCGTCGATGGACTGGCCGTGCCGCAAGCCAACTCCACTGGCGTGCGCGGGGCCATCGAGAGGGTCTACTCCATCATCCCCCATGGTGGGCTGGTCGCCAACATCTACAATCTGGCAAGCGCCACCCTCGGTGCCGGAATTGTCTCTGTGCCGTCCGGCTTTCACCAGTCTGGTATGGTGGTGTCCGttgtgctgctcgccgttgtgtgtgcgtgcaccaTTTACTCCATTCGCTTGCTGGGCCAGGCGAAGCTGAAGACGGGTCTGCGGTCGTATGAGGAGATGGCGCGCGGCATGCTGGGTCGCGGCTGGGACTACTTTGCTGCGTTCCTCATGCTAATGTTCTGTTGGGGCACGTGCGTCGGGTACGTCATTTCAGTCGGCGACTTGCTGTCGCCGATGCTGGATGGCCCCAACACGAACGCGTTCTTTAAGACGGACAATGGCCACCGCATCCTCATTGGACTGATCTGGTTCGTTGGCATGTTCACGTTGTCGCTGCCGAAGGAGATCAACTCGCTACGCTACGCGTCGGTGATCGGCGTGTCTTTTGTCGTCTTCTTCGTCATTTGCGTGATCGTTCACTCCGCCCGCAACGGCCTCAAGAACGGCATCCGCAAGGACATCGTGCTCGCCAACAACGGCATGCCGGCCGTCAACGGTCTCACGCTGTTCATTTTCGCATTCATCTGCCAAGTGAACGTGTTTGAGATTTTCGACGAAATGCAGAAGCCCACGCTCGGCCGCATGACGCGCGACGCGACGATCAGTATGCTCGTCGTGGCGTTGCTGAACTTCTTTTCCGGCTTCTTCGGCTACTGCGATTTTggcgcggaggtggacggcTCGATTCTGCTGCTGTACCGCCCGCTTGAGGATCCGCTCTTCATGATTTCGTACATTGGTATTTGCATCAAGCTGTGCGTCGGCTTCGCCATCTGCATTCAGCCCTCGCGCGATGCCATCTACTACTGTCTGGGGATGGGCAAGACGTCTGATGTGAAGGACTGGCTGAACTGGATCGTCAGTGGCTTCCTTGCCCTTGCCGCGCTCATCTGCGGTCTCTTCATCCCCAGCATCAACATTGTCTTCTCCCTGCTCGGCGGTATCTGCGGTGGCTTTCTCGGCTTCATGTTTCCGGCGTACTTTTTCATCTACTCGGGTGGCTTCACGCTCAAGAAGGTCGGCATCCTGAACTACCTTGGCTGCATCGTGCTGATCGTTGGTGGCGtggtcgccgtcgtcttcggcACTGCTGTCGCCATCTTCAGCGAGATCCCTTGA